ATATGAAAGGTTTCTTCCGTACGTGAACAGCCTTGTGGCGATTTAGTTGGCCTCTGCTGTCCTATATTTGCCATTTGTGCAAAACCATGAAGAAAGAAGGCATTTGGTAGTTTTTGTTAGGTGGTTATGTTTGGAACTAATTGGTAAAGCTATGTTTAATATTAGGCTTCTGTCCGTGGCTATGTAATTTCCTTTTAGTTCTCAACTGCTTATTTCTCGTTGGCTTTGTGTAGATCAGGTGCTTTGGTGCATCGTATGGTATTTGggtttataataaataatattggaGTGGATACAACCTTTTCTTATTTGAGTTCCATGTATTCCCTTTGTGCCTATGATATTCCATTTAGCTTTGGTTGTATAATGCAACTTGACgcaacttgaaaagaaaacccacTAGACAGAAAAAAACAAGACATTTCACATTTGTATTGACTTGACcccataccccaaaaaaaagccaaaaggaaaatgaccgacccaaaatgaaaatgatggctcatctTGGAATCATCATTTCTCAACTTTATGGTTCGAGTACAAGCTTGTCACTTTCTGCGTTCCTATTTCGTTCATTTTGACGATGCGTGTGAACAAAGGTACCAAGAGAAAAACCCAATaagttgtttattattttctttgatacAAGTGAGATTGAGAAGGAAACAATCGAATCTAAGATCTCAAGTGTAATGTTAAATgttcttaaccacttgagctataATCTCCTTATTTCttcaatataaacaaaaagaaaatgatttacagctcaagtggttaagagcagTTACTCTTACACTCGATGTCCTGTCTTGTGTCCAAATTTCATGCTccttgtataaataaacttgTAGCTCACGTCACCCTTGACATCCACATTGGCCAATCTAAGTCAGCCACGTGTTCAAACACCATTGGAAGCCGATATAAGCCCTATTTATGTGCAGAGGAGTAAAGTACTACGTACGTCATGTTAACTGCTCTCAACCGTGAACACagagtctctctctctctctctctctctctctctctctctctctctctcgcgttCAAGTTCAACGCAGCGTTTGATCTCCGGTAGTCTCTTAGGGCTACGACGGTAAGCTTCTcgtagttttctttttcagggttttttttaaagtgtttCGAAATTGCCGATACGCACATTGCTTCGTttattggaaatgcaaaacCCAACCCATCGGCAGAGTGCTTCTctgttcttttttccttttcttgttgAACACTCTTGAATCTATAATGCATTTCATGAATGGGTTTTGTAAGAGTGTCGATTTCTCTGTTTTATGAGGTTTGTATGTTTTGGGTTTCTTGACAGACGGCTCTCTGTTTtcgttctgtttcttttttctttttctttcaagtttcttatttctattaccattttggtttgtttggttactgagaaagccaaggaaaaagaaggaaaactcGGTCTCTAAGACATTGTCATTGTGttttgggtttgaattttatttttggaaaattgcCAACTTATtccaagaaaacaagaaacccaCTTCGGATGTTACTGACGGGGCTTTTGTTTCTTATCTCCTaatggattttgggtttgaatttgatttttggaaaTGACCCATTTTacgaagaaagaaaaaaacccatATTGGGTTGTTCTTTATagggtttttgtttcttttcattcAAGATCGTAAATTATGGAAATGAAgatatcaaaattttcatttctgaTTCTCCATACCTTATTGAAGCAATCAACAGAGCAGTAGACATTTAAATCTTTGTTGATTTCGGTAAGATCTCATTTTGTTATGTTAGTTTGGTTAATTTCTTTTGCACCAAGCAACCGCAATTGAATGATCTAATTCTTTGAAATTTGACTTTGTTATGTCTCTTTTTAGGCAGAAATGGCGACTTCTGTGGACAGTAAGGAGCATAGTACTGGGAATTCTGAAGAAGGTGATCTATCTGATGACAGTGGACAAGAATATCCACCATCTCCGGTTCATGAGGAGAAGGTTGTGGATGGCTATGATGTGGTATGCCATTGGTAGATTTGACgcttttatttttagatttttaatttgtacttaataaaataaatggatGGTTGATAATTGTTGGTAGTTTGGCTTAAATTGTATTATGTGTGTCTGTGAGCTCCAAGAGAGCTCCAATGGGTATCTCCAGACCCTCAAGAATTATGCCGAACAGGTTTTTTATGCTTCTCTGCGTTGTGTTCCCAATAGAACATTATAAAAAAGAGTCATTCGTGTAAAAGAGGGTCACCAGATGAGTTTATGTGACTCGAcgtttcaattatttttggcagattttcctttcatttgcTTGGCGGTGCTTCTGTTATTTGTGCAGTATTGATAATCATTTTGCTTGAAGTTCTACATGTTGGAAACCATTTTGCTCCccttgtctctctctctctcactaagATTTTTATCATTTCTTCATCCGTAATCTGCTTTTCCTCTGaccaaatttttgtttttgtttttctattgcAGTTTCACGGATCTCCAAATGACAGAAAAAGGATTGCTCTTGTTGTTGACTATTCTGAATTTCCTGGACCCAAAAGGTTCAAGCAGAACATAGAGATCAAAGATGTTGTAACAGAGCAtgttcttcctttccttcctGCCAAATCACTTTTCAGGCTCAGAGCTGTTAGCAAAGAGTGGGATGAGTTGATTACCAGTCCTTTTTTCATTCACCAGCAATCTCATCACTTCCGGGACATCTCTGGTCTGTTTTGTCAACTCCCTGGTGATGCGCCTTTCTTCGTGTCTCTTAATGGTGATGCTTATGGCGTTCCCAGTCCTTCCCTCAGTTTCTTGCCTGAACCAGTTACTGTCAGAACCAGTTGCAATGGTCTGCTTTGCTGCCAAAGCTGCAATGGAGAAAATACCTACTATATTTGCAACCCTGCTACCAAGGATTGGAGAGCGCTTCCCAAGTCAAACTTGTATCATGGCCCTGAACCAGCCCTAGCTCTAGCCTTTGAGCCTTCTGTCCTGAACTTTGCAGCACATTATCAACTTATTTGTGCTTTCTCTTTAACTGATCATCCGGTTATCTGTTTCGAAATATTCTCTTCGAGGTCATCCTCATGGAGACTTGCTGACACGGAATGCTGTGAGCTGGATGCTTCGAAGCTGAATGGCGATGGACTCTTTATGAAGGGTGTAGCCTTCTGGGAAACTTCTGCTGGGGACATTTTGGCTTTTGATTTGAATGAGGAGCAATATGGTATTCTGTCACTCCCTCTCGGCAGCGGACCACATGGTGCTTTGGCAGAGATGCACGGGGAGCTCTGTTACATTCTGCCTCATCGAAGGGGCTATGAGTACAACCTGGACATCTATGGTGATATGGACATGAATCTGAAGCATAGTATTTCTCTTGATGGTGATTTTTTCAGCGAATTTACTGAGAAGATGAGGGCTCTGGCTTGCGTCAATAGTGATGTGGTGATAGTTAATATTGGAAGGATACTGATTGCCTATGATGTGAAAGCAGGGAAGGCTGAAGTGCTAAGAAGTGGAACCGGGACTGATGATGGATGTGTGAGGTACCTTCCATATGTGAACAGCCTTGTACACGTGCATTAATCATACATGAGCAGCCTCTATTCTGTGGATCCTACTGCCTAAGCCAAGCTAGCAAACTGGATTGTGTACTTTAGGATTAGATTGTTTGCAAGTGTAATTCCGAACTTCTTCTCAAACTCCTGACGAAGTTCTTATTTGAAACTTGTTTGAGGTCATAATCTTTGCTCTGGGTTTTTGGCTGCCTGTATGTTGCAGGCCATGGAAATTTGATCGGAAAATGGTGAATGTTGAATGCTGAAATATTTCATTTCTTAAATCAAGTTTAAACACCGCCAAGATTCACATcagaaaacaaatcaattaTGGAAATTTTGGTCATAACACCATTGCACTAAGTCATCGGCCCTATATGCAAACATACTAAACATCTTGTAATGATAATTTATACATGACAAACGATCGATTTCGTCCCAACAATAAAGAACATGATGTTATCTTTccttttaatttgaaaaaagaacgGCGAATATATGATAAATATCTCGAGGGTTACAAGATTAATTAACCGATTTTGTACCAGAAAAAACAGCGGAAGAGTGCAAGAATCGAAGTTTTGAACTTTTACCATGGCGTAAGGGGATAACTGCTGAGTGGTATATACTATATAAACGTTGGTTGCTATTCTTGGAACCTTCATATGCTGTCATTACTTGGTGCTGGTAGTAGCTAGGTTATGAAGTTGGTTAGTGTGCCCAAACCAATAGGATGTGATGTGATTTGCGTCCAAGTGTGAAGAGAAGCGCCCAAGGTGGAGGCAAAGTCTAAATTTGAAGGCAATATTTGTTGCTTGTGAGCCAATAACAAATCTGAAGCAAATTAAATGGGGGAGGCTCCAGCGAGGTGCCAATATGAGACAGAGGAACTGGTAAAAGAAATAACCAACACAATCTAAGTTAGGGGTGGCCGAGACAAAAACAGAGgtttagagagagagctaAGGGTTGGTCCCTCCTTTGTAGGAGGCCATAATGGCAAGGACACACTAGAGTGCTCctccctttctctttcctttgaGAAACCCTCCTACCCTATCTTCTTTCCATTGATCACCAGGTACCTTAATTATTTCGTTATTTCGTTCTGCCCTCCTGCATATCTTCTTCTCcgatcaatttttttaaaattcgaaaaaaaaaataataataatctttgGATCAACTAAACTAAAAACTACCGATGGGGTCCTGGAGGTCCTGGAGGGGAGATTAATGTTGTTATCTCTTCTTGGTAGCACATTTTACATGTACATTAATCAAACGTTAcacattttcaatttctcttattctttatatatgcatatgctTGCATGAATTTAGGTTTGATTATAATTTGCTAATTAAAACCTTATTATTGCTTTCAAATTGTTTTAGGGGGTCTTCAATCATTGAGGCGAGCAGTTACGGGAGAGGTGAAGTGGTACTTGGCCGGAGGTTGATCAAGAGACGAATAATGTCTTCTGATAGTGCTCCGTCCCCGGATAGCACTTCACCACCATCACCAGACTCCTCCTCGTCATCGCCGTCTCCAAAGGAATCCCCAAAGGAATCATCTCCCGCGAAACCGCCCTcgtcaccaccaccatcagcACCGCCACCGTCATCTCCGCCGCCGTCATCACCTCCACCATCATCTCCGCCACCTCCAAAGGACTCGACGCCACCTCCCAAGGGTTCCTCATCGTCACCTCCACCGAAAGCGGCATCCTCCTCGCCACCTCCGCCAAAGGAAGCGAACCCAGCCAGTTCGCCTCCTCCTCCAAAGGAGCAGGCGGCAAAATCACCGCCGGCTGTGCCGACACCTCCAGCGGCTGTTACTGAAGCAAATGATACGGCTGCCGCTACAACACCTCCACACGCGCGTCCTAAGACTTCTCCCACTGGTGCACTATCGCCGCCGTCACATGGAAGCAGCACCCCATCAACAGATAGCTCTGATGAAGACAGCTCATCATCAACGGATAATAAAGGTAAGATAGCCGGAGTGGCTATTGGGGCGTCATTGGTTATAATTGCCTTGCTCGTGGTGTGCGTGGTTTGCATCAGAAGGAAGAGGAGAAAGCGTCGTGAAATGCAGTACTATGGAGATCCTGCTGATCATCACAAAGGTGCCAAACCCTAACCCTTAATTTTGTTCACCACATGATGtcaaataattttcaattacttATTGATTTAATAAGTACGCATCAACTGTGAAATCATCTAGTCGTGGTGTTATGAAATTATAATATCTCTTGTCACTTTATTTcaattgacaaaaaaataataaaataaatctcaTATTGAAGAAAAGATTCACATGGTGTTCATCACCCCATATATAAACAATCTTGAGATTAGCCTCATTAACTTTATATTTGCACAGGCGGTGGTGGCTATTACAACAATACACAGCAACAAAATTGGCATGACATGAATAATCCACAAGGAGACCATGTGGTGAGGCTAAACAACCAAGCACCTGGTGGTGGTGCCTGGCCTTCGGGGCCACCTCCGCTGAGTGTCGAAGCGAGCACCAATTTCTCAGGACCCCGGGGGGCGCCATTGCCACCTCCTTCGCCAACAATGTCACTTGGGTTCAACAAGAGCACCTTCACTTACGATGAGCTTGCAGCTGCCACCAATGGGTTTTCAGAGGCGAATTTGTTGGGTCAGGGCGGGTTCGGGTATGTGCACAAAGGTGTCTTGCCCAATGGGAAAGAGGTTGCAGTGAAAAGTCTCAAGTCGGGCAGTGGTCAAGGAGAACGAGAATTTGCGGCCGAGGTGGAGATCATTAGCCGAGTTCATCATCGGCATCTTGTGTCGCTGGTTGGATATTGTATTGCTGGTGGGCAGAGAATGCTGGTCTATGAATTtgttgaaaacaaaaccatggAATATCACTTGCATGGTGAGTTTGAATACACTTATAATACTCTACATTGTCGATGTTACGATCAAATATCAACACAGCACAATTTTTTCAGTTACTTAAACTCAATTTTGAGTGCTAATATTTAAACGATTTTGGTTTATCATCTATCTAAATCTTCAAATTCCATCTAAATAGTTGTATTTCTCGAAATTTTATGAGATGTTGATAAAATTATGGGTTGCAGGAAAGGGTCTTCCACCTATGGACTGGCCAACTAGGCTTCGAATTGCGGTTGGGTCTGCCAAAGGGCTTGCATACCTTCATGAAGATTGTAAGAAAGTCAAAGCACCTAGCTATTTATtctaactctctctctctcttgacaTATATTTACTTAATCGGAAATTAAATGAATCAATGCAGGCCACCCGAAAATCATCCATCGTGATATTAAATCTGCTAACATTCTCCTTGATTTCAACTTTGAAGCCATGGTATGTGTTGCTGACATACATATTTTTGTGATGCTTATAGTATGCATACgccaaaatcaatcaatcaaccACCTTGATCATCCTTCTAATTTGCTTTTTCAGGTTGCTGATTTTGGGTTGGCCAAGTTGTCTTCTGACAATTACACCCACGTGTCTACACGAGTTATGGGAACTTTCGGGTAAGTTCATCTGattcaaaaccaattggcgATGATTATGAGTGATCGATCTGGAATAATACTCTCAACattgtttgagttttgaagAATACTGCAATTTAACTCAATCTTATCTTAATTACTAGTGGTTGTTCCAGTTAATTACCAGATTAatataaatttggttttgtatCAAAACAATGCAGGTATTTGGCTCCAGAATATGCATCAAGTGGAAAATTGACAGAGAAATCAGATGTTTTCTCATTTGGGGTCATGCTCCTGGAACTCATAACTGGAAAGCGACCAGTGGATCCTTCAAATGCAATGGACGACAGCTTAGTTGACTGGGTTCGTACTTCCTCATCTATTAATCTTTGCAAGTTTTTGAGTGCTAATTATAATAAATCAATCTTACTTCCTCTCTtaatttttgtgaaaataataatgTGACACATTAAATGTACAGGCTCGACCACTTCTCAACCGTTCACTAGAGGAAGGCAATAATTTGGAGCTAGTTGACATCCGCTTGGACAATAACTTCAACCTTCAGGAGATGGCACGCATGGTCGCCTGCGCTGCTGCAAGTATCCGTCACTCTGCTAGAAAGCGCCCGAAGATGAGCCAGGTAACGTGTATATACATCGGATATGTTACGTTAtcattcataattaattagtcGAGATTGACAGTGTGAGAACACAAATGCTCCATGCTGAAAAAACAGATTGTACGTGCACTCGAAGGAGATGTGTCACTAGATGACTTGAATGAGGGGACAAAACCAGGGCAGAGCTCCATGTTCAACGCCACCACCGGCGGAGGAAGCTCGGACTACGACACGCAGGCATACAATGCAGACATGAAGAAGTTCAGAAAGTTGGCCTTGTCAAGCCAGGAGTTTGGGAGCAGTGAGTTTGGGACTTCAAGTAATGACTCCAGAGAAATGTCTGGCACACCCAAGAACCCAAAGCAGCAACTCCTTTAAAGTCTGAGCCCTCACCACAACAATTAATGTCCAACAAGAGCTTAACTAAGAGAGGACATAATTTCACAACAACACagtacaaagaaaaacaattgatCATATTGCTTATGGATGAAAATGTGGCTACAGTTTCTAATTTGCTATTGAATTTTGGGATTTGGGATTTTTACCCAAGaaaggtgagagagagagagagagagagagagaggaggttTGGAGTGACATTGGAAGGGCGTTTGGGGGGGGAGAGGGGCATGTGCTTTGGGAAATTGTGTATTTTGGGGGCCAATTGAGATGACCCAGATCTTGATTAATTAGTTTGATTAACttgttttctttgataaaTATGGATTTGTACTATATTCGTACAAATACTTTGGACTTAGAAGAAGATAGCTTATCTGTATTGTTATGAATTGCCATGAatgtttgattattttattcaataaatttatttgtatCACAGATTTATATGCTACAAAATGTGAATTTTTAATGTAATATGATTATACTGGTGGGGATGATTAAACTTCATTAGATTAATTAAATGGTTAGaattcttttaaatacatataaatacactGATATTAATTGAAGAGGCTCCGGATCCCTTAGGTAGCTAGAGCACCTCCTTGCAAATCAACTCTATAGGATCACACAAATGTATTATCCTTAAGAATAATACTagtcttaccacattttttaTACCACAATTTTATACTATATGATGTGGCAGCTGATGTGTACATACCACATAATGTAAAAtactagtttttgttttgctaattttatttattaaaatacatttcattcatttaattgatgtggcatatgatATGAATATGTCACATCATGTagtatagaaatgtgggataaTAATGTAGTAAGTATAGcattttttgctttctttgaaTCTGTCCCCTGAACCAACTTGGAGACAGGCAGAACTGCTCATAATTAACAATTTATGATGTCATACTTGaaacaaattaacaatttagaatggCTACTTTTAAAACAATTAACGATTGTGTAGAGAATTACTACtagattaaaattttattagttaatatgatttatatattttcaaagGGGAATTGAATatgcaatttttttctaacattatgtgacaggacccgacccaatttccactttggaattcgagccaagtcctgtgcgtgtccgacacctgacaaatgtcgggcacaaatgaccttctTACCCTTctgacttcaatttctctttaaatttccttagatttctgccgaaaattcgacagaacctcccctgtatttttgatttatcccaaaattttcacctgtcaaataatctcagaaaccctaccaacagccagactaagtcaacaaacagattccaacctcaattctttatgttcaacatgatatcagagcattttctagggttttcaaggttgcaaggatcttctgcaaaactttaccttggcgcagaaactatgattggcccggtggtggatcccgcgtacttctaaggcctgggggcgaaaaacaggttgaaaatgtgagtggaccaaagcaacaataatgttcttcaaaacaattctcataaacataatatcccccatggtaaaataaatttagctaaataaaaatgaatacTTACTTATTATATCACGcgtagtcaattcaaggcattctatatcagtcatattcaaacttgaaagtttcatacaaaccactgaattcaaagctttcataaaagtactgaaatccaacgcatataaaaactctgtactcagatctttcataactgaacgaatataaaggtatctatacttgaaaaatcagaaaaactgacttaaaataactgaaaaccATAGTTacataaaagaaactcaaaatcctttgaaataccaccagtttgtacccctgtcatttccgtcaattccctggcaggtctcgggcgtcacacaggctacccgagccgcaaactggcgaaatcaggggactatgatcagcctgtcccgccagcagattcctcggtgacaccaagtcagctcgagtcgctctggcaggatgcaggggaccgtagtcagcctgatccgcaattctggcaggtctcggggacacagagtcagccgagccgcaatcctggcaggtctcgggacaccaagtctgccgagccgcaaatcctggcactcacggtccgagcgtccccgaaactcgtgaggtaagtcaagtgcactgactgaactataatcagactggatgtccgtagacatcggtccgactctgggtaatcaccataaagaaaaacgggtacgaggtggtttaaaaataaagtcctttagaaaaatctgaatcaCAACTgaaaaactcaagtcgtgctgcggtctccactgattcaaaactcaaactctgtttctgtaactggtaaataagcagcaccgacttatagaattattactgtactgatcatattcaaaatcgtattaaaacttactcaaagactgaatgaagaaacttactcaaataaactcatttataaaactcatttatataaaatcatttataaaatctattttatataaaagcacatcaattcatttatgaaatctgaattatgaaagaaggtccactcacagatggtccgagctacttcgatccctcggaggtctccttttaaaattctgtcgggctcctgaTACCTCACTCaactgatttggttgagaaatgGAGGAGATCGAGCGGCTGGAAGTTCGGAtggcattcggacgaaccgtCGACTTCCATGGCAGATTTCGGCCGATTCCGACCACGGCAGCGGCGGAGGTGGGTAAGGAAACGTCGCCCGTCGTGTGCTGGTTTgtttggcaccggtctcggagatcAACTCCAAGCGAGGCGGCCGGTGCGACGTCGGGAAGGGAGGAAGGTCGCGGGCGAGGGCAgctgcgggag
Above is a genomic segment from Prunus dulcis chromosome 7, ALMONDv2, whole genome shotgun sequence containing:
- the LOC117636013 gene encoding proline-rich receptor-like protein kinase PERK4 isoform X1 produces the protein MLLSLLGSTFYMGSSIIEASSYGRGEVVLGRRLIKRRIMSSDSAPSPDSTSPPSPDSSSSSPSPKESPKESSPAKPPSSPPPSAPPPSSPPPSSPPPSSPPPPKDSTPPPKGSSSSPPPKAASSSPPPPKEANPASSPPPPKEQAAKSPPAVPTPPAAVTEANDTAAATTPPHARPKTSPTGALSPPSHGSSTPSTDSSDEDSSSSTDNKGKIAGVAIGASLVIIALLVVCVVCIRRKRRKRREMQYYGDPADHHKGGGGYYNNTQQQNWHDMNNPQGDHVVRLNNQAPGGGAWPSGPPPLSVEASTNFSGPRGAPLPPPSPTMSLGFNKSTFTYDELAAATNGFSEANLLGQGGFGYVHKGVLPNGKEVAVKSLKSGSGQGEREFAAEVEIISRVHHRHLVSLVGYCIAGGQRMLVYEFVENKTMEYHLHGKGLPPMDWPTRLRIAVGSAKGLAYLHEDCHPKIIHRDIKSANILLDFNFEAMVADFGLAKLSSDNYTHVSTRVMGTFGYLAPEYASSGKLTEKSDVFSFGVMLLELITGKRPVDPSNAMDDSLVDWARPLLNRSLEEGNNLELVDIRLDNNFNLQEMARMVACAAASIRHSARKRPKMSQIVRALEGDVSLDDLNEGTKPGQSSMFNATTGGGSSDYDTQAYNADMKKFRKLALSSQEFGSSEFGTSSNDSREMSGTPKNPKQQLL
- the LOC117636013 gene encoding proline-rich receptor-like protein kinase PERK4 isoform X2, with amino-acid sequence MSSDSAPSPDSTSPPSPDSSSSSPSPKESPKESSPAKPPSSPPPSAPPPSSPPPSSPPPSSPPPPKDSTPPPKGSSSSPPPKAASSSPPPPKEANPASSPPPPKEQAAKSPPAVPTPPAAVTEANDTAAATTPPHARPKTSPTGALSPPSHGSSTPSTDSSDEDSSSSTDNKGKIAGVAIGASLVIIALLVVCVVCIRRKRRKRREMQYYGDPADHHKGGGGYYNNTQQQNWHDMNNPQGDHVVRLNNQAPGGGAWPSGPPPLSVEASTNFSGPRGAPLPPPSPTMSLGFNKSTFTYDELAAATNGFSEANLLGQGGFGYVHKGVLPNGKEVAVKSLKSGSGQGEREFAAEVEIISRVHHRHLVSLVGYCIAGGQRMLVYEFVENKTMEYHLHGKGLPPMDWPTRLRIAVGSAKGLAYLHEDCHPKIIHRDIKSANILLDFNFEAMVADFGLAKLSSDNYTHVSTRVMGTFGYLAPEYASSGKLTEKSDVFSFGVMLLELITGKRPVDPSNAMDDSLVDWARPLLNRSLEEGNNLELVDIRLDNNFNLQEMARMVACAAASIRHSARKRPKMSQIVRALEGDVSLDDLNEGTKPGQSSMFNATTGGGSSDYDTQAYNADMKKFRKLALSSQEFGSSEFGTSSNDSREMSGTPKNPKQQLL
- the LOC117634846 gene encoding F-box protein At5g07610-like — encoded protein: MATSVDSKEHSTGNSEEGDLSDDSGQEYPPSPVHEEKVVDGYDVFHGSPNDRKRIALVVDYSEFPGPKRFKQNIEIKDVVTEHVLPFLPAKSLFRLRAVSKEWDELITSPFFIHQQSHHFRDISGLFCQLPGDAPFFVSLNGDAYGVPSPSLSFLPEPVTVRTSCNGLLCCQSCNGENTYYICNPATKDWRALPKSNLYHGPEPALALAFEPSVLNFAAHYQLICAFSLTDHPVICFEIFSSRSSSWRLADTECCELDASKLNGDGLFMKGVAFWETSAGDILAFDLNEEQYGILSLPLGSGPHGALAEMHGELCYILPHRRGYEYNLDIYGDMDMNLKHSISLDGDFFSEFTEKMRALACVNSDVVIVNIGRILIAYDVKAGKAEVLRSGTGTDDGCVRYLPYVNSLVHVH